The proteins below are encoded in one region of Thermosulfurimonas marina:
- a CDS encoding LptA/OstA family protein: protein MDRRFGLFLLLVVLPLVLAAVPIDIRSDKMEVLEDQGLAIFTGHVVARKGDLHLWARKLYVYYSTANGTREVKKLIALGEVRIEKGQWRSLSGKAVYFRQEDRLVLEDHPRVWHGKDEVRGDLVIIYFRENRSEVLSRGRPVEAYVYTD, encoded by the coding sequence ATGGATAGGCGCTTTGGGCTTTTTCTCCTTTTGGTGGTCTTGCCTTTAGTGCTTGCGGCCGTCCCCATTGATATTCGGTCCGATAAAATGGAGGTCCTTGAGGATCAGGGCTTGGCTATTTTCACCGGGCATGTGGTAGCGCGTAAGGGAGATCTCCATCTCTGGGCCCGGAAGCTTTATGTTTATTATTCCACGGCCAACGGGACTCGGGAGGTGAAAAAGCTTATCGCCCTGGGAGAGGTACGTATAGAAAAGGGCCAGTGGCGCTCCCTTTCCGGAAAGGCGGTCTATTTTCGACAGGAGGATCGTCTGGTCCTAGAGGACCATCCCCGGGTCTGGCACGGAAAGGATGAAGTCCGCGGGGACCTAGTCATCATTTATTTTCGGGAAAACCGAAGCGAGGTCCTCTCTCGAGGTCGGCCGGTGGAGGCTTATGTCTACACCGACTGA
- the lptB gene encoding LPS export ABC transporter ATP-binding protein: MSTPTELRAEGLRKHFRRREVVRGVNLAVRTGEIVGLLGPNGAGKTTTFYMIAGFLRPDAGEILLGETRLTGLPVYLRAREGLVYLPQESSVFRRLTVEENIRLVLEERNLPAAEAQEILEELLEFFGLKPLRAEKAYHLSGGERRRVEIMRALAVRPRFLLLDEPFAGIDPLAVSDLKGLLSRLREKGLGLLISDHNVRETLAICDRAYIVAQGEIIASGPPEAVVEDPRVRELYLGEDFRI; this comes from the coding sequence ATGTCTACACCGACTGAGCTGCGGGCCGAGGGCCTGCGCAAGCATTTTCGTCGCCGGGAGGTAGTGCGCGGAGTAAACCTGGCGGTGCGCACCGGGGAGATCGTGGGGCTTTTAGGGCCCAACGGGGCGGGCAAGACCACCACTTTTTATATGATAGCCGGTTTTCTCCGGCCGGATGCCGGAGAGATCCTCCTGGGGGAGACCCGGCTCACCGGGCTTCCGGTTTATTTGCGAGCCCGAGAGGGTCTAGTCTATCTTCCTCAGGAGTCTTCGGTCTTTCGGCGCCTTACCGTGGAGGAGAATATTCGGCTAGTGCTGGAAGAAAGAAACCTTCCTGCGGCGGAGGCCCAGGAAATCCTGGAGGAACTTCTAGAATTTTTTGGATTAAAACCTCTGAGGGCCGAGAAGGCCTATCATCTTTCCGGGGGAGAAAGGCGCCGGGTGGAGATTATGCGGGCCTTGGCGGTAAGACCGCGCTTTCTGCTCTTAGACGAACCCTTTGCCGGGATCGATCCTTTGGCGGTCTCCGACTTAAAGGGGCTCCTTTCCCGTCTGCGAGAAAAAGGGCTGGGGCTTCTTATTTCGGATCACAATGTGCGCGAAACTCTGGCTATTTGTGATCGGGCCTATATTGTGGCCCAGGGGGAGATCATCGCCTCTGGCCCCCCGGAGGCCGTGGTGGAGGATCCCCGGGTAAGAGAACTTTATCTGGGAGAGGATTTCCGGATCTGA
- a CDS encoding PilZ domain-containing protein gives MSEKEARTHVRIDDRILLRFRRLTPEEFQEKMLRYRTGEESPWIDPLRPPGEARKLDYHLKKLREKNRDLAEVLEILALRMDRLLLDMKAEEIRREFREISANLSGAGLRVPLGERPQVGDLYELDIGLLPEYYFFRAYGEVVRLEDSEVAFRFVWITEDDQDRLVQHVFRKQILQIQISRRAVEK, from the coding sequence ATGTCCGAAAAAGAGGCCCGCACCCACGTGAGGATCGACGACCGCATTCTCCTGCGTTTTAGGCGTTTGACCCCAGAGGAGTTTCAGGAAAAGATGCTCCGTTATCGCACCGGGGAGGAGAGCCCCTGGATCGATCCCCTAAGGCCTCCAGGGGAGGCCCGTAAGCTTGATTACCACCTCAAAAAATTGCGCGAAAAGAACCGTGACTTGGCGGAAGTTTTAGAAATCTTGGCCCTGAGGATGGATCGTCTGCTCCTAGATATGAAAGCCGAGGAAATTAGACGAGAATTTCGGGAGATCTCGGCAAACCTTAGCGGAGCCGGTCTAAGAGTTCCCTTGGGGGAGAGACCTCAAGTGGGAGACCTCTACGAACTGGATATTGGGCTTCTTCCAGAATATTATTTTTTCCGGGCCTACGGAGAAGTAGTACGTTTGGAGGATTCGGAGGTGGCTTTTAGGTTTGTCTGGATCACCGAGGATGATCAGGACCGTCTAGTTCAGCATGTCTTTCGTAAACAGATCCTCCAGATTCAAATCTCACGCCGAGCCGTAGAGAAATAG
- the rpoN gene encoding RNA polymerase factor sigma-54, with amino-acid sequence MALELKTQLKLRPELILTPQLRLALKLLQMNRLELEEYLRTEVEKNPVLELREEDLSLEALAPTGELHQDEEHPWEALFAEEFSPYPSFSFEEPEEISWESRLKQEEGLYEHLRWQLTLAALSEEDLRLAEYLLRNLDERGYLTLSPAEAARDLGVSSERVEEVRRKIQFFDPVGVASLSVEECLLVQLDYLGFSDSLAARLVREHFRDLAKGVDFLAQKLQVPPEEVAEALEIIRGLEPFPGRAFSSGQTLYLTPDVIFYKEGGRWRVRLYEEGLPRLRISPYYRRLLADPTVPRKVKFFLRDKLRAAEWLMKSLDQRGKTLLRVAEVLADLQRDFLEKGPAYLRPLNLREVAERVGVHESTVSRVTHRKYAETPNGLVELKSFFPSGLKKIGGGAVSSEAVKEYLRELILKENPQKPYTDQELARMLSQKYGVKIARRTVAKYREILGIPSARVRKKV; translated from the coding sequence ATGGCCCTAGAACTCAAGACCCAGCTCAAACTAAGGCCGGAACTCATCTTGACCCCTCAGCTCCGGCTGGCCTTAAAGCTTCTTCAGATGAATCGTCTGGAACTTGAAGAATATTTACGCACGGAGGTGGAGAAGAATCCGGTCCTGGAACTCAGGGAGGAAGACCTGTCTCTAGAGGCCTTGGCCCCTACGGGAGAGCTACACCAGGACGAAGAGCATCCCTGGGAGGCCCTCTTTGCGGAGGAGTTTTCTCCTTACCCCAGTTTTAGTTTCGAAGAGCCGGAGGAGATTTCCTGGGAGTCCCGCCTCAAACAAGAAGAGGGACTTTATGAGCATCTGCGCTGGCAACTGACTCTGGCGGCCCTTTCCGAAGAGGATTTACGCCTGGCGGAATATCTCCTGCGGAATCTCGATGAGCGGGGGTATTTGACCCTCAGTCCGGCCGAAGCGGCGCGGGACCTGGGAGTTTCTTCAGAACGGGTGGAAGAGGTCCGGAGAAAAATCCAGTTTTTCGATCCGGTGGGAGTGGCCTCCCTTTCGGTGGAAGAATGTCTCCTGGTCCAGCTTGATTATCTGGGATTTTCGGATAGTTTGGCCGCGCGCTTGGTGCGAGAGCATTTTCGGGATCTGGCCAAGGGGGTGGATTTTTTGGCGCAGAAATTACAGGTTCCCCCGGAAGAAGTGGCCGAGGCCCTGGAGATCATTCGGGGGCTTGAGCCCTTTCCTGGACGGGCCTTTTCTTCGGGCCAGACCCTTTATCTCACTCCGGATGTCATTTTTTACAAGGAGGGAGGGCGTTGGCGGGTTCGGCTTTATGAGGAAGGCCTTCCTCGTCTGCGCATCAGCCCTTATTATCGACGCCTCCTGGCTGATCCCACCGTGCCCCGGAAGGTAAAGTTTTTCTTGAGGGACAAATTGCGGGCCGCGGAATGGCTCATGAAAAGCCTGGATCAACGGGGAAAGACCCTTCTGCGGGTGGCCGAAGTCCTGGCAGATCTACAGAGGGATTTTTTGGAGAAGGGCCCGGCCTATCTTCGGCCCCTCAATCTCCGAGAAGTGGCCGAAAGGGTAGGGGTGCATGAGTCCACGGTAAGTCGGGTCACCCATCGCAAGTACGCCGAAACCCCTAACGGTCTGGTGGAGCTCAAATCTTTCTTCCCCTCGGGTCTGAAAAAAATTGGGGGAGGGGCGGTCTCCTCGGAGGCCGTGAAAGAGTACCTGCGAGAGCTTATATTAAAAGAAAACCCACAAAAGCCTTATACGGATCAAGAGTTGGCGCGGATGCTTTCTCAAAAATATGGGGTTAAAATTGCCCGCCGAACCGTAGCCAAATACCGGGAGATCCTGGGCATCCCTTCGGCCAGGGTCCGTAAAAAAGTCTAG
- a CDS encoding radical SAM protein, producing the protein MRAPAERGTIRKKWRGRVPVALVFPNTYRVGMANLGFLALYEALNACPEIVCERVFWEKGLSRVRSVESERPLTDFKVVLASVPFEGDFPRLLEILFKGGLGLFPPERKIPVVVGGIATWLNPRPLFPFVEAFLLAELEALGEALPQALLAADRGRKALLEALSALPGFLCPEGPFPARLVRAPRLPKPLLSHLLSPEAEFGPCQLLEVVRGCGQGCRFCAAGFLYRPPRRPPAQALWKALEEILPEAKVGLIGLEFAAQGTVRSLIKTLLERGHSVSFSSLRVDALSPEVAPLFRETRTLTLAVEAGTERLRRILNKHLPDEVLWDTAARLPKFHPPNLKIYFMVGLPGETEEDLSALVATALKIKSLSKKRVTVTLSPFVPKPWTPFQWTAFEKLPRLEKKLFRLRKALAAQGIKVGGESLREARLQALLSRGDERLAGILSALAQGKSLSQALRRLPLPEEAFLGERSLEETLPWEEVVETGLSRKFLEEEWHKALQEEESPPCPARRSCRRCGACLFLYGSA; encoded by the coding sequence ATGAGAGCGCCTGCGGAAAGAGGGACCATCAGGAAAAAGTGGCGGGGCCGGGTCCCGGTAGCCCTGGTCTTCCCCAACACTTATCGGGTGGGGATGGCCAACCTGGGCTTTCTGGCCCTCTACGAGGCCCTTAATGCCTGTCCCGAGATCGTTTGCGAGAGGGTCTTCTGGGAAAAAGGTCTCTCCCGGGTGCGTTCTGTGGAATCGGAGCGCCCCCTTACGGACTTCAAGGTAGTCCTGGCCTCCGTCCCCTTCGAAGGAGATTTTCCGCGACTCCTGGAAATTCTTTTTAAGGGAGGGTTGGGGCTTTTCCCCCCGGAAAGAAAGATCCCGGTGGTGGTCGGGGGGATAGCCACCTGGCTCAACCCCCGGCCCTTATTTCCTTTTGTGGAAGCCTTTCTCCTGGCCGAACTTGAGGCCCTGGGAGAGGCCCTGCCCCAGGCCCTGCTTGCGGCAGACCGGGGGCGAAAGGCCTTGCTTGAAGCCCTCTCCGCCCTTCCGGGATTCCTTTGCCCGGAGGGGCCCTTTCCGGCAAGGCTGGTCCGGGCCCCCCGTCTCCCCAAACCTCTCCTTTCCCACCTCTTGAGCCCCGAGGCCGAATTCGGGCCCTGCCAGCTTCTTGAAGTGGTGCGGGGCTGCGGGCAGGGATGCCGTTTCTGTGCCGCGGGTTTTCTTTATCGTCCCCCCCGGAGACCCCCGGCTCAAGCCCTTTGGAAGGCCCTGGAAGAGATCCTGCCGGAGGCCAAAGTAGGGCTTATCGGGCTTGAGTTTGCGGCCCAGGGGACGGTCCGTTCCCTGATCAAGACCTTACTTGAAAGAGGGCACTCCGTGTCTTTTTCTTCCCTCAGAGTGGATGCCCTTTCCCCGGAGGTGGCCCCCCTCTTTCGGGAAACACGCACCCTGACCCTGGCCGTGGAGGCCGGAACCGAAAGACTTCGCCGGATCCTCAACAAGCATCTCCCAGACGAGGTCCTCTGGGACACCGCGGCCCGCCTGCCGAAATTTCATCCCCCCAACCTCAAGATCTATTTCATGGTGGGGCTTCCGGGAGAGACCGAAGAGGACCTTTCCGCCCTGGTAGCCACCGCCCTTAAGATCAAAAGTCTTTCGAAAAAACGGGTCACCGTCACCCTCTCTCCCTTTGTTCCCAAGCCCTGGACTCCTTTCCAATGGACGGCCTTTGAAAAGCTCCCAAGGCTTGAAAAAAAGCTTTTTCGTCTGCGCAAGGCCCTGGCCGCCCAAGGCATAAAGGTGGGGGGGGAATCCCTGCGGGAGGCCCGCCTCCAGGCCCTCCTTTCCCGGGGGGACGAAAGACTGGCCGGGATACTTTCCGCTCTAGCCCAAGGGAAAAGCCTTTCTCAGGCCTTGAGAAGACTTCCCCTCCCCGAAGAAGCCTTCCTTGGCGAACGCTCGCTGGAGGAGACCCTGCCCTGGGAAGAGGTGGTGGAAACGGGTCTCTCCCGGAAATTTCTAGAAGAAGAGTGGCACAAGGCCCTGCAGGAAGAAGAATCCCCTCCCTGTCCGGCCCGACGTAGCTGTCGGCGCTGTGGGGCCTGTCTATTTCTCTACGGCTCGGCGTGA
- the pomA gene encoding flagellar motor protein PomA, which produces MDLGTVVGLVLGMVLLTGSILVGGQIGIFINIPSLLITVGGTIAATFIRFSLADVLGSVNVAMKAFFYKLKPPEEVIQEIVTLANIARREGLLKLEKQPIEDPFLKKAIMFCVDGHEADFIEEVLSKELQLTSQRHETGINLFKSMGDAAPAFGMIGTLIGLVQMLTSMEDPKSIGPAMAVALLTTLYGAVLANLVFLPIADKLSLRSEEEQLNKKLIIEGVLGIQKGLNPRVLEEVLQTFLPPKKRKAAEAGE; this is translated from the coding sequence ATGGACCTAGGAACGGTTGTCGGATTGGTTCTGGGAATGGTTCTTCTTACGGGCTCCATTCTGGTGGGTGGCCAGATCGGAATCTTTATCAACATCCCCTCGCTCCTCATTACCGTAGGGGGGACCATTGCCGCGACCTTCATCCGTTTTTCCCTGGCCGATGTTTTGGGTTCGGTGAATGTGGCCATGAAGGCCTTCTTTTATAAGCTCAAGCCCCCGGAAGAGGTCATTCAGGAGATCGTGACCCTGGCTAATATCGCCCGGCGGGAGGGGCTTCTCAAACTCGAAAAACAGCCCATTGAAGACCCCTTCTTAAAAAAGGCCATCATGTTCTGCGTGGACGGACACGAGGCAGACTTTATCGAGGAAGTCCTTTCCAAGGAATTACAACTCACCAGTCAGCGCCACGAGACTGGGATCAATCTCTTTAAGTCCATGGGAGATGCGGCTCCGGCCTTCGGGATGATCGGGACCCTCATCGGGCTGGTCCAGATGTTGACCTCCATGGAGGATCCCAAGTCCATCGGGCCGGCCATGGCCGTGGCCCTTCTGACCACCCTTTACGGAGCCGTGCTGGCTAATCTAGTTTTTCTCCCCATTGCCGACAAACTTTCTTTAAGGTCCGAAGAGGAACAGCTAAACAAAAAGCTCATCATTGAGGGGGTTCTGGGGATCCAGAAGGGACTCAACCCCCGAGTCCTGGAAGAGGTCCTTCAGACCTTCCTCCCGCCTAAAAAGCGCAAGGCCGCGGAGGCCGGAGAGTAA
- the lptC gene encoding LPS export ABC transporter periplasmic protein LptC: MARVCWLLIGLILAGLSACAPPPPPKAPPPPKVSPKEKKPPKPREDFQNLEYVFYEEGRPRWRIEAEKAVRTAGRIEMHHPRVISLQKKGLSVKARRGVYEEALGRLVFEREVVLATPDRGTLYTERLSYLPRRGLLKSRAPVLLKDRGLTIRGRGFEYRLEDGFLRIEKGSRVEFHG; the protein is encoded by the coding sequence ATGGCGCGAGTTTGCTGGCTTTTGATAGGCTTGATCCTGGCGGGGCTTTCTGCCTGTGCCCCACCTCCCCCTCCTAAGGCCCCGCCCCCTCCCAAGGTTTCTCCGAAGGAGAAAAAACCTCCTAAACCCCGGGAGGATTTCCAGAATTTGGAGTACGTCTTTTATGAAGAAGGAAGACCCCGCTGGCGGATCGAGGCGGAAAAGGCCGTGCGGACCGCCGGTCGGATCGAGATGCACCATCCCCGGGTAATCTCTTTACAAAAAAAGGGCCTTTCTGTAAAAGCCCGCAGGGGAGTCTATGAAGAAGCCCTTGGACGCCTGGTGTTTGAAAGGGAGGTGGTTCTAGCTACCCCCGATCGGGGGACCCTTTACACCGAAAGGCTATCCTATCTTCCCCGGCGAGGGCTCCTTAAAAGCAGGGCCCCGGTCCTTTTAAAGGATCGGGGGCTTACCATCCGGGGAAGGGGCTTTGAATATCGGCTGGAGGACGGCTTTTTGCGCATAGAAAAGGGCAGTCGGGTAGAGTTCCATGGATAG
- a CDS encoding 4Fe-4S binding protein — MKRARNKRNFIQFLVAVCANSYLGFLLRPGIYGGWLKNFCFPGLNCYSCPLALMACPLGTLQHLLASVRALPQTVARAALYFGGTFLLYGLLFGRLVCGWICPFGFLQEMLYRLPGPKIAHLPRTLRHLKFFLLATLVLGLPFFLVGEVGYGQVWFCRVLCPAGTLEAGLPNLLLEPSLRGLIGFVFYWKIFLLVMILIFCVLYLRFFCKIFCPLGLLYGFFNRVGLFRLRWQEKSCIRCGLCEASCPMELEIPKEINSRECIRCLNCLFLCPTKSITFNKSYRWEKEFDLVPFSVTKIRHEARRKGPGRDPSGKDHSGLS, encoded by the coding sequence GTGAAGCGGGCCCGGAATAAGAGAAATTTCATCCAGTTTCTGGTGGCGGTCTGTGCCAATTCCTATCTGGGTTTTTTGCTCCGTCCGGGGATTTATGGAGGATGGCTTAAAAACTTCTGTTTTCCTGGGCTCAACTGTTATTCCTGTCCTCTGGCCCTCATGGCCTGCCCCCTGGGGACTCTGCAGCACCTTTTAGCCTCGGTGCGGGCCCTTCCCCAGACGGTGGCCCGGGCCGCCCTCTATTTCGGAGGGACCTTTCTTCTTTACGGGCTCCTTTTCGGGAGGCTGGTCTGTGGCTGGATCTGTCCCTTCGGTTTTCTTCAGGAGATGCTTTATCGCCTCCCCGGGCCCAAGATCGCCCATCTGCCCCGGACCCTGCGGCATCTCAAATTCTTTCTTTTGGCCACCCTGGTGCTGGGGCTTCCCTTTTTCCTGGTCGGAGAGGTGGGCTATGGCCAGGTCTGGTTCTGCCGGGTGCTTTGTCCTGCAGGGACCCTCGAGGCCGGTCTTCCTAACCTTCTCCTGGAACCCTCCCTGCGGGGCCTTATCGGATTCGTCTTCTACTGGAAAATTTTCCTTTTGGTAATGATTCTCATCTTTTGCGTTCTTTACCTGCGGTTTTTTTGTAAAATATTTTGTCCTTTAGGTCTTCTTTACGGTTTTTTTAACCGTGTGGGGCTTTTTCGGTTGCGCTGGCAGGAGAAAAGTTGCATCCGCTGCGGGCTTTGTGAGGCCTCCTGCCCTATGGAGCTCGAAATTCCCAAAGAAATAAATTCCCGAGAATGTATTCGGTGCTTAAATTGTTTATTTTTATGTCCTACTAAATCAATTACTTTTAATAAGTCATATCGATGGGAAAAGGAGTTTGACCTGGTCCCCTTCTCTGTTACAAAAATAAGACATGAGGCCAGACGGAAGGGCCCCGGACGAGATCCGTCCGGTAAAGATCATTCCGGGCTTTCTTAA
- a CDS encoding XTP/dITP diphosphatase, whose product MRKKTLVLATGNEGKIRELKALLEDLPLKILTARDFPEVEPPREIGETFFDNAFLKARHWALATGHLALADDSGLEVDALGGAPGVHSARYAGPAASDEENIRKLLEALKDVPPERRTARFRCVIILYHPAGRWLKAEGVWEGIIAREPRGSQGFGYDPVFLPVEFDLRKTAAELSPETKNRLSHRGKALAALREMLPEFLAGL is encoded by the coding sequence ATGAGAAAAAAGACCTTGGTCCTAGCTACGGGAAACGAGGGCAAGATTCGAGAACTTAAGGCCCTTCTTGAGGACCTTCCCCTCAAGATCCTTACGGCTAGGGATTTTCCCGAGGTGGAGCCTCCTCGGGAGATCGGGGAGACCTTTTTTGATAACGCCTTTCTTAAGGCCCGCCACTGGGCTTTGGCTACGGGCCATCTGGCCCTGGCGGACGATTCAGGTCTCGAGGTGGACGCCCTGGGCGGGGCCCCGGGGGTCCATTCGGCCCGCTACGCCGGACCAGCGGCTTCGGATGAAGAAAATATCCGCAAACTTTTGGAGGCCTTGAAGGATGTACCTCCAGAAAGGCGCACGGCCCGTTTTCGGTGTGTGATCATCCTCTACCACCCCGCAGGCCGGTGGCTTAAAGCGGAGGGCGTCTGGGAAGGAATCATTGCTCGGGAGCCCCGGGGAAGTCAGGGGTTTGGCTACGATCCCGTATTTCTTCCGGTAGAATTCGATCTTCGTAAGACCGCCGCCGAACTCTCTCCCGAGACCAAAAACCGTCTAAGTCATCGGGGGAAGGCTCTTGCAGCCCTCCGCGAAATGCTTCCCGAATTCCTGGCCGGGCTTTAA
- a CDS encoding KdsC family phosphatase: MDYPEEVLHRAQKVRLLLLDVDGVLTEGRIILDAEGREIKQFYVQDGLGIKLLQREGIEVGLLSSRVSAPVSFRARELGLSVVVQGEIAKLPLYERILREKGLRDEEVAYVGDDWVDLPILRRVGLAVTVPEAWPPVKRFVHYVTRRPGGRGAVREVCDLILVAQGKWEGVWREFAGF, from the coding sequence GTGGACTACCCTGAGGAGGTCTTGCATCGGGCCCAAAAGGTGAGACTCCTTCTTTTGGATGTGGACGGTGTGCTTACTGAGGGGCGCATTATCCTAGATGCCGAGGGGAGAGAGATTAAACAGTTTTATGTGCAGGACGGATTGGGGATCAAGCTCTTGCAGCGGGAAGGGATAGAGGTGGGACTCCTTTCCAGTCGGGTTTCGGCTCCGGTAAGTTTTCGGGCTCGAGAGCTGGGGCTTTCGGTAGTGGTCCAGGGGGAGATCGCCAAACTCCCCCTTTATGAAAGAATCCTTCGGGAAAAGGGCCTGCGGGACGAAGAGGTGGCCTATGTGGGGGACGATTGGGTGGACCTTCCTATCCTGAGGAGGGTAGGGCTTGCGGTGACCGTGCCCGAGGCCTGGCCTCCGGTAAAACGCTTTGTCCACTATGTGACCCGCAGGCCGGGAGGTCGGGGAGCGGTGCGGGAGGTCTGCGACCTTATTCTGGTGGCCCAAGGGAAATGGGAGGGAGTATGGCGCGAGTTTGCTGGCTTTTGA
- a CDS encoding OmpA family protein, protein MAKEEPEKCKCEGGAPQWMTTFSDLMSLLMCFFVLLLSFSEMDVAKFKEVAGSLREAFGVQREEVVFQTPKGLDIVSREFEARFTVEELLERLKAAVKLELIKGQIQIESLEDRVVLRLNNRLVFPPGSAELTPQAKHVLDALGQVFKLFDGEIVVAGHTDDTPPRGRFRSNWELSAARAVAVVEYLLKKGYVYPEQISAVGYGPSRPLYPNDTPEHRQANRRVEIILLQKKSPVLKYQETFSGKTEQEILPRGR, encoded by the coding sequence ATGGCTAAAGAAGAACCAGAAAAGTGTAAGTGTGAGGGGGGAGCTCCTCAGTGGATGACTACCTTTTCCGACCTTATGAGTCTTCTTATGTGCTTTTTTGTGCTCCTTCTTTCTTTTTCCGAGATGGATGTAGCCAAGTTCAAGGAGGTGGCCGGCTCTTTGCGCGAGGCCTTCGGGGTGCAGCGAGAAGAAGTGGTCTTTCAGACCCCCAAAGGACTAGATATCGTCTCCCGGGAGTTTGAAGCCCGTTTCACCGTGGAAGAACTCCTCGAGCGTCTCAAGGCGGCGGTAAAACTTGAGCTCATCAAGGGCCAGATCCAGATCGAAAGCCTGGAAGATCGGGTGGTCTTGAGATTGAACAATCGCTTGGTTTTCCCGCCGGGAAGTGCGGAACTAACCCCTCAGGCTAAACACGTCTTGGACGCCCTGGGTCAGGTCTTCAAACTTTTTGACGGAGAGATCGTGGTCGCCGGGCACACCGACGATACTCCTCCCCGAGGGCGCTTCCGTTCCAACTGGGAGCTTTCGGCTGCTCGAGCGGTGGCGGTGGTGGAGTATCTCCTCAAGAAGGGTTACGTTTATCCCGAGCAGATCTCCGCCGTGGGCTACGGACCCTCGCGTCCCCTTTATCCCAACGATACTCCAGAGCATCGGCAGGCCAACCGGCGGGTGGAGATCATTCTTTTACAAAAGAAAAGCCCGGTTCTAAAATATCAGGAGACCTTTTCCGGAAAGACGGAGCAAGAAATTCTTCCCCGAGGGAGATAA
- the rph gene encoding ribonuclease PH, whose product MRPDGRAPDEIRPVKIIPGFLKYAEGSALIELGDTKVLCAVSVEERVPSFLKDTGCGWVTAEYALLPRSTESRTPRETLGRKGRSQEIQRLIGRSLRAVVDLQALGERTLVVDCDVLQADGGTRTAAITGAWVALKLAVKTLLERGLLERDPVQTALAAISCGVVEGEARVDLNYEEDLLAEVDANFVMTEEGQWVEIQATGEKGAFGWERLEEMKALAEKAIRRLIQYQKEVLL is encoded by the coding sequence ATGAGGCCAGACGGAAGGGCCCCGGACGAGATCCGTCCGGTAAAGATCATTCCGGGCTTTCTTAAATACGCCGAGGGTTCGGCCTTAATCGAGCTCGGCGACACCAAGGTCCTCTGTGCGGTTTCGGTGGAGGAGCGGGTTCCCTCATTTTTAAAGGATACGGGCTGTGGTTGGGTTACGGCCGAGTATGCCCTTTTGCCCCGCTCCACTGAAAGCCGTACTCCGCGGGAGACCCTAGGGAGAAAAGGCCGTTCCCAGGAGATTCAACGCCTGATCGGGCGAAGTTTGCGGGCGGTGGTGGATCTTCAGGCCCTGGGGGAAAGGACCTTGGTGGTGGACTGCGACGTGTTACAGGCCGACGGTGGCACCCGTACCGCAGCCATCACCGGGGCCTGGGTGGCCCTGAAGCTTGCGGTAAAGACCCTCCTTGAAAGGGGGCTCCTGGAGCGAGATCCGGTGCAGACCGCCCTTGCGGCTATAAGTTGTGGAGTGGTGGAAGGAGAGGCCCGGGTAGACCTCAATTATGAGGAAGATCTTCTGGCCGAAGTAGACGCCAATTTTGTAATGACCGAAGAGGGCCAGTGGGTAGAAATTCAAGCCACGGGAGAAAAAGGGGCCTTTGGGTGGGAAAGGCTAGAAGAAATGAAGGCTCTTGCGGAAAAGGCCATCCGGCGCCTGATCCAATACCAGAAAGAGGTGTTGTTATGA
- the kdsA gene encoding 3-deoxy-8-phosphooctulonate synthase: protein MLHLNRWFAERKTPLLIAGPCVLESLELALEVASVLKEAAEKAGFFYVFKSSFDKANRTSLSSFRGPGLKQGLFWLSEVKQKVGVPVTTDIHEPWQAEQVAEVVDLLQIPAFLCRQTDLLLAAGRTGRPVNLKKGQFVSPWDMRYAVEKVRAGGSEKILLTERGTTFGYRNLVVDMRSLVIMRELGVPVIFDATHSVQLPGGAEGASGGDRRFVFPLARAAMACGVDGIFMEVHPEPDRALCDGPNSLPLAEVPTILKTLSKIREVLVSCGLP, encoded by the coding sequence ATGCTCCATCTTAACCGCTGGTTTGCCGAAAGAAAGACGCCTCTTCTTATTGCCGGCCCCTGTGTGCTGGAGAGTCTGGAGCTGGCCTTGGAGGTGGCCTCGGTCCTCAAGGAAGCGGCGGAAAAGGCCGGGTTCTTCTATGTCTTTAAGAGTTCCTTCGATAAGGCCAACCGCACCTCTCTTTCCTCCTTCCGGGGGCCGGGTCTCAAGCAGGGGCTTTTTTGGCTCTCGGAGGTGAAACAAAAGGTAGGGGTTCCCGTGACTACGGATATCCACGAGCCCTGGCAGGCGGAGCAGGTAGCCGAAGTGGTAGATCTCCTTCAGATTCCGGCCTTTCTCTGTCGCCAGACGGATCTCCTGCTGGCCGCTGGCCGCACAGGCCGTCCGGTAAACCTCAAAAAGGGTCAGTTTGTGTCCCCCTGGGATATGCGTTACGCGGTGGAGAAGGTTCGGGCCGGAGGCTCCGAGAAGATCCTTCTTACCGAAAGGGGTACCACCTTCGGTTATCGTAATCTGGTGGTGGACATGCGTTCCCTGGTGATCATGCGGGAGCTGGGGGTCCCGGTCATCTTTGACGCCACCCACAGTGTGCAGCTTCCGGGCGGGGCGGAAGGGGCCTCGGGAGGAGATCGGCGTTTTGTCTTTCCTCTGGCGCGGGCGGCCATGGCCTGCGGGGTGGACGGGATATTTATGGAAGTCCATCCTGAGCCCGACCGCGCCCTTTGTGATGGCCCCAACAGCTTGCCCTTGGCAGAGGTTCCGACTATCCTCAAGACGCTTTCCAAGATTCGGGAGGTGCTGGTTAGCTGTGGACTACCCTGA